In Nocardia sp. NBC_00403, one DNA window encodes the following:
- a CDS encoding cytochrome P450 has protein sequence MTTPSATSGNTQQCPVAHAVPLSGPGFQIDPNHLYREMRREHGPVVAVELPGGFPAWLVIGYRELHQVTSDPELFPRDVGLWNQWPNIPEDWPLLPMVGRPMPSIYFTAGAEHLRHVAMVEPALEAVDPFELRRTCEDLADQLIDVFCGRGAADLVADFAEPLPVLAIARIVGFPDADGPQLAWLMKTMADGGADAQTAYLHLLERIQHLVAVKKARPGDDLVSRMLAHPTPFTDQEYAMDLMAITAAGHLTTADWLASSVRLMLTDDRFAAALGGGRHSAGQAMNEVLWEETPTQILAGRWAARDTRLGDKVIRAGDMLLLGLAAANADPHVRQHLSASGEPAHTGNSAHFAFSYGEYRCPFPAQQIAEIIARTGIEVFLDRLPDIDLAVPAKSLVRRPSVFMRGMVSLPVRFTPVRAVGGHQ, from the coding sequence ATGACCACGCCAAGTGCCACGTCGGGCAATACCCAGCAGTGCCCGGTCGCCCACGCAGTTCCCTTGAGCGGTCCCGGTTTCCAGATCGACCCGAACCATCTCTATCGCGAGATGCGCCGCGAGCACGGGCCGGTGGTCGCCGTCGAACTGCCCGGCGGATTTCCGGCCTGGCTTGTCATCGGCTATCGCGAGTTGCATCAGGTCACCAGTGATCCGGAGTTGTTCCCCCGCGATGTCGGTCTGTGGAATCAGTGGCCGAACATCCCGGAGGATTGGCCACTGCTCCCGATGGTCGGGCGGCCGATGCCGTCGATCTACTTCACCGCGGGCGCGGAGCACCTGCGGCACGTCGCGATGGTGGAACCCGCGCTGGAAGCGGTCGACCCCTTCGAATTGCGGCGCACCTGTGAGGATTTGGCCGATCAGCTGATCGACGTATTCTGCGGACGAGGCGCGGCCGATCTGGTCGCCGACTTCGCCGAGCCGCTTCCGGTGCTGGCGATCGCGCGAATCGTCGGCTTCCCCGATGCGGACGGGCCGCAGCTGGCCTGGCTGATGAAGACGATGGCCGACGGCGGCGCCGACGCGCAGACGGCCTACCTGCATCTCCTCGAACGCATACAACACCTGGTCGCCGTGAAGAAGGCGCGACCCGGCGACGATCTGGTGTCGCGGATGCTTGCGCACCCGACCCCGTTCACCGATCAGGAATACGCGATGGACCTGATGGCCATCACGGCGGCGGGACACCTGACAACCGCGGACTGGCTCGCGAGCTCGGTGCGACTGATGCTCACCGACGACCGGTTCGCCGCGGCACTCGGCGGCGGGCGGCACAGCGCGGGCCAGGCGATGAACGAGGTGCTGTGGGAAGAAACGCCGACTCAGATCCTCGCAGGTCGCTGGGCGGCTCGTGACACCAGACTCGGCGACAAAGTCATCAGGGCGGGCGACATGCTGCTGCTCGGACTCGCCGCCGCCAATGCCGATCCCCATGTCCGCCAACATCTCAGCGCGAGCGGCGAACCAGCCCATACCGGCAACAGCGCGCACTTCGCGTTCAGCTACGGCGAGTACCGCTGCCCGTTCCCAGCCCAGCAGATCGCCGAAATCATCGCGCGGACCGGCATCGAGGTCTTCCTCGACCGGCTGCCCGATATCGATCTCGCGGTGCCCGCGAAAAGCCTGGTCCGACGCCCGTCGGTGTTCATGCGCGGCATGGTGTCGCTGCCCGTCCGTTTCACACCCGTTCGCGCTGTCGGAGGTCATCAGTGA
- a CDS encoding cytochrome P450 family protein yields MSQECPHAGPIAIDPMVTDLAGETTRLRAAGPVTRIELLGVPAWTITEHALAKQLLTDPRLIKDINAWSLWTSGVVTRQWPLIGMIDVGRSMFTVDGAEHRRLRIKTTQALTPRRLDTLRPVIEQLTAELLDELATAGQDNTVVDLKPAFAYPLPMRVISELMGVDRTDHPMLLTWYKAFFSVLTPQDQRLQVIDDLDTYFTDLVRKKTADPTDDLTTALIHADDDSEPLTEEEVVGNLKALVAAGHETTVGLILNTVRALLAQPDQLNRVRNGEYEWKTAVEETLRWDSPVTHLLMRFATTDITIGDTTIEKGDGVVMSYRAIGRDIALHGPDADAFDLTRPTANRHIAFGYGPHICPGAALGRLEATIAVPALFQRFPDLHLAIPDIDLRNLPILTQNDLAAFPIHLGN; encoded by the coding sequence GTGAGCCAAGAATGTCCGCATGCCGGGCCCATCGCCATCGACCCCATGGTCACCGACCTCGCCGGGGAAACAACCCGACTACGCGCTGCGGGACCGGTCACCCGCATCGAACTGCTCGGCGTGCCCGCCTGGACCATCACCGAACACGCACTCGCCAAACAACTCCTCACCGACCCCCGACTGATCAAAGACATCAACGCCTGGTCGCTGTGGACATCCGGTGTCGTGACCAGGCAGTGGCCACTGATCGGCATGATCGACGTCGGCCGTTCGATGTTCACCGTGGACGGTGCCGAGCATCGACGGCTGCGGATCAAAACCACCCAGGCACTCACGCCACGCCGACTCGACACCCTGCGTCCCGTCATCGAACAACTAACCGCCGAACTCTTGGATGAGCTCGCTACCGCCGGGCAAGACAACACTGTCGTCGATCTCAAACCCGCCTTCGCCTACCCCCTGCCCATGCGCGTCATCAGCGAACTCATGGGCGTCGACCGCACCGACCACCCCATGCTGCTGACCTGGTACAAAGCATTCTTCTCCGTCCTGACCCCCCAGGACCAACGCCTCCAAGTCATCGACGACCTCGACACCTACTTCACCGACCTAGTCCGCAAGAAGACCGCCGACCCCACCGACGACCTCACCACCGCACTGATCCACGCCGACGACGACAGTGAACCCCTCACCGAAGAAGAAGTCGTCGGCAACCTCAAAGCCTTGGTCGCCGCCGGACACGAAACCACCGTCGGCCTCATCCTCAACACCGTGCGCGCACTACTGGCACAACCCGACCAGTTGAACCGTGTCCGAAACGGCGAATACGAATGGAAAACCGCCGTCGAGGAAACCCTGCGCTGGGACAGCCCCGTCACCCACCTGCTCATGCGCTTCGCCACCACCGACATCACCATCGGCGACACCACCATCGAAAAAGGCGACGGCGTCGTCATGTCCTACCGCGCGATCGGCAGAGACATCGCCCTCCACGGCCCCGACGCCGACGCCTTCGACCTCACCCGCCCCACCGCCAACCGACACATCGCATTCGGCTATGGCCCCCACATCTGCCCGGGCGCCGCCCTCGGCCGCCTCGAGGCAACCATCGCCGTCCCAGCTCTTTTCCAACGATTCCCCGACCTGCACCTCGCCATCCCCGACATCGACCTCCGCAACCTCCCGATTCTCACCCAGAACGACCTGGCCGCATTCCCGATCCACCTGGGCAACTAG